From the genome of Pseudomonadota bacterium:
CGTGTTGGATTTTATTTCCTGAATTGCGGCGTTATAACTCGCCACCATTTCCTCAATCAGCGAGGTCAGATTATCCGTATTCATTGACACCGAAACCACTGCCGCGCCGGTATCTTCCAGGGTCAGAGTCACCCCTGAAAGCACATCACTGAAGGTATTGGTCTGTCTTTCATAATCAATTTTATTAATGGTAAACCCGGCGTTCAGGGACTCGGCCGCCGCTCCCTGTTTTTCGGTCATGGTCAGGGCAAGCTGGTCAAGATCGTTGAGGGTGATCCGGTTATCCTCTCCCTCGGTATTCGCTTCCAGAACCAGCTGATAAGGATTACTTGAAATGCCGGTATTCACCGCCGAGGCCGAAATCCCGGGATTATTGGTGTCATCGTTAATCAGACTGACCAGACCGCTTAAGGTCGTCTCTTTGGGGACATAAACCAGATAATTTTCACCGTCGATTTCATAGGAAAAGGTATCGCCCGGATTGCCTTCCTGAAAATCAATTACCGTGTTGCTGGCATTGATTGAAACCTGATACGATTCATTGGGACTGATCTCTTCGCTCTCAATATGCAGGTAACTGGTGCCGTTGATGGTCTTGACCTGGGCGGCAATGCCGGAGAGGGCGTCGAGTTCATCGACCACCGCCTGCAGGGTCTTGCCGGTGGCGCCGCCGGAGATGGTGATCGTCTCCTGGGGGGAAGATGCGCCGTAACTGACGACAAAACTCGTATTGGCCGCCAGAAAGGTATCAACTGCGGCATCGGCCACCCCGGTGGTTGAAAAATGCTCCAGGGCCACCGGCGGACTGCTGCTGAAACTCAAGGTGCCGGTGGAGGTCAGCTTGACCCGGTTGCTCTCGCTGTTGGTTGTTGTATCGGAAATTACCTGAAGATAATACTTGCCGTCGATCTGCTCGGCAGAGGCAGTCACATTACCGCCCAGAGACCCGGCATTAATCTCGCTCACAACATCATCGAGACTTTTGCCGACACCGCCGCCACCCACGGTAAAGACACTTGAGCCGCCATAGGTCACGGTTATACTTGATGAGGCCGGTATATAGGTATCGGTGGAATTATCCAGACCGACAGCGGAATATTGTCTGATCGGCACATTGATGATCGAATCCGTTGTCTCCAGGTTACCGGATGCCCAGGAACTTTTTGAGGCCAGCCGGGCAACATCAAGGGACGCGGTCTGAAACGAAGTGCCGTCTATTACTGAAACGCTGATCACATCCTCATCGCTGCTGGAGGCGCTTCGCCCAAGGAATGTGGAAGAAAGGGAAAGGGAAAGTGCCTTGCTCTTGATATCAAAGAGCATGTTCTTGACAACGGTAAACTCCTCAAGCTGCGCTTCAACCTGAGTAATTTCGGTCTTTTTCTGCTCGACGAGCTGCTGGTCGACCTCGCGCAGCTGATCAATAATCCCTTGCAGATCCAGCCCTGAACCAACGCCGAGGGTGGAAATTGAACCGACCATTGAGCCTACCCCTTACATTTTTGTCTGTAGTTAGAAAAACTTCTTGAATTCCTGTACCTGTATTCAATAAACGTATCGGCCACGCCTCCTGCCGACTTTAGATATATTTCCATTTTCAGGCATTTTTATCAAGAATGCACAAAAGCCCACCCCGCTGGGCTCACTCCCCTGAAAATTTTACCGTCTCGCCAAACCAAAAAAAGGGGCTGCGGCCCGAAGACCGCAACCCCTTTTGGTTGAGTTGATAAAATAATCCAGCAGCAGTAGAAACTTATCCTTGCAGCAATGCCAGAACGGTTTGAGCGCTGGCATTGGCCTGAGCCATTGCAAAGGAACTTGCCTGGGTCAGGATCTGCATCTTGGAGAAGTTGGCTGCCTCTTCGGCAAAGTCAACGTCACGGATTGAAGATTCCGCTGCAAAAACGTTAACCCTGGTGACCGAAATATTGGCAACCGTTGAGTTCAACTGATTCTGGATGGAACCAAGATCGGACCGTACCTTATCAAGATCCTTCAGGGCGGAGTCCGCTACCGAAATAGCAGTCTGCGCACCATCCTGGGTCAGAACACTGATCTCAGACAACCTGGTCATGGTGGATGAACCAACCGTACCGATAGCAGAGCCGCTGCCGGAGGTGTTGGCGGCCAGGGTTGAGCCGGCGGTCAGAATAGAGCCGCCCTTGATGTCCTGGGCATTAGTCATGGTGGTAGCACCAGCAAGGGTAACCGCCGACACCAGAGTGTCACCGATGGCATAACTGTTACCGTCGGTGCCGCTAATGGCGTTGGTCAAAACGGTGCCGGCAGCAAAAACACTGCCCGCAGCAGCACTTGAGCCTGCTGCCAGATTCATGGTGGTGCCGACAGCAACGGTTTCAGTCTGAGCCAGGGTCAGGGTTGCACCAAAGGTGGAACCGGTGGCCAGGGACGAACCGTCTCCAATAACCGAACCAATTGCCAGAGTCTGGGCATTGGTCAGGGTGGCGTCGGCAGTCAAGGTAAGATCATTGCTTGAAGCGCTGGAACCATTACCAAGAACACTATTAGCAACAACCACGGTACCGGTGACCAGAGTCATGGCCGCGGTCAGGGTGGCATTAGCCGCCAGGACCAGGGCATCGTTATCGGCAACAGACTGTGCGGCAAGTCTCGAGCCGGTAATGAGTGTACTGCCGCCCCGGATGGTCATGGTGTTTGTCAACTGCAAATCACCGTGAACCGTAAAGGCGTCATTATTGGCAACGGTATTGGCTCCCAGGGTGGACTGGTTGGCAATGATTGAACCGGTGAGCAGGATCATGGTGTCAGTCGTGGTCATATCCTGGATCACGATGGCGTCATTGAC
Proteins encoded in this window:
- the fliD gene encoding flagellar filament capping protein FliD, which codes for MVGSISTLGVGSGLDLQGIIDQLREVDQQLVEQKKTEITQVEAQLEEFTVVKNMLFDIKSKALSLSLSSTFLGRSASSSDEDVISVSVIDGTSFQTASLDVARLASKSSWASGNLETTDSIINVPIRQYSAVGLDNSTDTYIPASSSITVTYGGSSVFTVGGGGVGKSLDDVVSEINAGSLGGNVTASAEQIDGKYYLQVISDTTTNSESNRVKLTSTGTLSFSSSPPVALEHFSTTGVADAAVDTFLAANTSFVVSYGASSPQETITISGGATGKTLQAVVDELDALSGIAAQVKTINGTSYLHIESEEISPNESYQVSINASNTVIDFQEGNPGDTFSYEIDGENYLVYVPKETTLSGLVSLINDDTNNPGISASAVNTGISSNPYQLVLEANTEGEDNRITLNDLDQLALTMTEKQGAAAESLNAGFTINKIDYERQTNTFSDVLSGVTLTLEDTGAAVVSVSMNTDNLTSLIEEMVASYNAAIQEIKSNTGYDQDTGEFGILAGTTFRDLPFQLESLMVFTVAGTEDLISRTLNSDGTVTTTDSNIRSLFDLGMEFNRDGTITIDSTVLSRALHNNIDAVSRFFLGDTENDVTGFADQLNDYLRGSTIGTGLIEAEKNAAQEKISNLEETIESNIARLDKRYELMAQQFSALDRYMNQMTSISNFLTSQFESLSSQWGGSKK